A genomic region of Chlorogloeopsis sp. ULAP01 contains the following coding sequences:
- a CDS encoding NADH-quinone oxidoreductase subunit M — protein sequence MLSVLIWLPIITAALIAFLPSNIPANRIRLGALTLAGIALLWNLFILFKFDINNPGMQLQEYLPWNETLGLSYQLGVDGISILMLILNSLLTWIAIYSSSQQTERPRLFYSLILLVSGGVAGAFLAENLLLFFLFYELELIPFYLLISIWGGQRRAYAGIKFLIYTAVSGALILATFLGIVWLTGSPNFNYDSLSTQALSTVLQITLLLGILLGFGIKIPLIPLHTWLPDAYVEASAPIAILLGGVLAKLGTYGILRFGMMLFPQAWSILAPSLAIWGAVSAIYGAVVAIAQKDIKRMVAYSSIGHMGYILLAAAASTSLALVGAVAQMVSHGIILAILFHLVGVVEAKVGTRELDKLNGLMSPIRGLPFISALLVLGGMASAGIPGMTGFIAEFIVFQGTFSVFPIPTLMCVVASGLTAVYFVILLNRTCFGKLDNNLAYYPKVQWYEKMPALILAALILFLGVQPTWLVRWIEPTTTAVVATIPALEKTVTPQLALKE from the coding sequence ATGCTCAGTGTTTTGATTTGGCTCCCAATAATTACTGCTGCTTTGATAGCATTTTTACCTAGCAATATTCCTGCTAATCGCATCCGTTTAGGAGCATTAACTCTAGCTGGGATAGCTCTTCTGTGGAATCTTTTCATTCTCTTCAAATTTGATATCAATAATCCAGGGATGCAATTACAAGAGTATCTACCCTGGAACGAAACTCTTGGCTTAAGTTATCAACTTGGAGTTGATGGAATTTCCATATTAATGCTGATTTTAAATAGCTTGCTTACCTGGATTGCTATTTACAGCAGTAGTCAGCAAACAGAACGTCCTCGGCTTTTTTATTCCCTCATTTTATTAGTGAGTGGTGGAGTCGCAGGAGCATTTCTAGCAGAAAATTTGTTACTATTTTTCCTGTTTTACGAACTTGAATTAATACCCTTTTATCTGCTAATTTCGATTTGGGGAGGGCAAAGACGAGCCTACGCCGGGATTAAATTCCTCATTTATACTGCTGTTTCCGGAGCTTTAATTCTAGCTACTTTCTTAGGCATAGTTTGGCTAACTGGCTCTCCCAACTTTAATTACGATTCCCTCTCTACCCAGGCTTTATCAACGGTACTGCAAATAACTTTACTTTTGGGAATATTACTAGGTTTTGGTATTAAGATTCCCCTAATTCCTTTGCATACCTGGTTACCAGACGCTTATGTTGAAGCTTCCGCCCCGATCGCCATTCTTCTTGGTGGTGTATTGGCAAAACTAGGAACTTACGGTATTTTGCGGTTTGGCATGATGTTGTTTCCCCAAGCTTGGAGTATTCTCGCCCCATCTTTAGCAATTTGGGGAGCAGTAAGTGCTATCTATGGAGCTGTTGTCGCGATCGCTCAAAAAGACATCAAGCGCATGGTGGCATACAGTTCCATCGGACACATGGGTTACATACTCCTAGCTGCTGCTGCCAGCACTTCCTTAGCACTTGTAGGTGCAGTTGCCCAAATGGTTAGCCACGGTATTATCCTCGCGATCCTCTTCCATTTGGTAGGAGTTGTAGAAGCCAAGGTGGGAACTCGCGAACTAGATAAACTCAATGGCTTGATGAGTCCGATCCGAGGTTTACCCTTCATCAGCGCCTTACTTGTCTTAGGCGGAATGGCTAGTGCAGGTATTCCTGGAATGACAGGATTTATTGCTGAATTTATCGTCTTTCAAGGCACTTTCTCTGTCTTTCCTATCCCCACATTAATGTGCGTAGTAGCTTCTGGCTTAACAGCCGTTTATTTTGTGATCCTCCTCAACCGCACCTGTTTCGGCAAACTCGACAACAACCTTGCCTACTATCCTAAAGTTCAGTGGTATGAAAAAATGCCAGCTCTAATTTTGGCAGCCTTAATCTTGTTCTTGGGAGTACAACCTACTTGGTTAGTGCGTTGGATTGAACCAACAACAACTGCTGTTGTTGCAACAATACCTGCTTTAGAAAAAACAGTGACTCCTCAACTAGCCCTTAAGGAATGA
- a CDS encoding CDP-alcohol phosphatidyltransferase family protein — MNLTLIPSGLVILRFFIAPLLVWDTLDGKTSVWFIVAFVTAFLSDILDGVIARRLNVSTAQLRQADSWADVYLYLCIAASTWLVYRDIVIAYRLPLLIVIFAQLVWWIVNLVKYGKPASYHTYSAKFWGITLFVTIIALFGFDYAGITLWLSCIVGVIHTLEEIAITLILPIWTHDVLSIFHALKLRNEVTEIS; from the coding sequence ATGAATTTGACATTAATTCCGAGTGGATTGGTAATTCTTCGCTTTTTTATTGCTCCCTTGCTTGTTTGGGATACCCTTGATGGCAAAACAAGCGTTTGGTTCATTGTCGCCTTTGTGACTGCCTTCCTCTCGGATATCTTGGATGGAGTAATTGCCAGACGGTTGAATGTTAGTACTGCCCAACTCCGGCAAGCTGATAGTTGGGCTGACGTTTACCTTTATCTTTGTATAGCTGCTAGCACATGGTTAGTATATCGAGATATTGTCATTGCTTATCGTCTGCCCTTACTAATAGTTATTTTTGCCCAGTTGGTTTGGTGGATAGTAAATCTGGTGAAATATGGTAAACCTGCTAGCTATCACACTTACTCGGCAAAGTTTTGGGGAATCACTCTTTTTGTTACCATTATTGCTCTTTTCGGATTCGATTATGCAGGGATTACCTTATGGCTTAGTTGTATTGTTGGTGTTATTCACACTTTAGAAGAAATAGCCATAACGCTCATATTACCAATATGGACGCATGATGTTTTGAGTATTTTTCATGCTTTAAAGTTGCGAAATGAAGTGACAGAAATTAGTTAA
- a CDS encoding CO2 hydration protein — translation MVQTPDKPVTKLPPSTHEFAEIIHRLEAGGSMLPDTPENLMQIIGIYKAYAVPMDFYWRDLLYIAERVFLNPLAFFKYFLPKEYLERHNHYAGDDADLRIWRGEATAHPELLAFMEKGETFKMPKLLHHLFHDRINMEFAEACMRAMLWHRHMYAPVNQFDAYLDSEEYKANANRAIKAYFQGNPVMLGLYKLFPDMFLEQCRQMSYYANLGLFWEVMAPVFFEMSDIYDEGGFKGVPDAMNFLVNGIFAIAGRPIYHHVYIRGECYEIVPKSKGFTWLYEAALPYVEAVFYRTAPFRGTKSYNAQVGQVPDKQEDFHYGILYADVFPVGTAGIPPTLLMQDMLHFLPAYLVEYYKKHCRGEEDMLIQLGISFQRSMYNVTSAVIQALRTALLYPLDDQNPKHLQANREFFEAQLNRFCRPEYGMRDAARLRQIQRQDYR, via the coding sequence ATGGTACAAACTCCAGATAAACCTGTAACTAAATTACCGCCTTCTACACATGAATTTGCAGAAATAATTCATCGTCTGGAAGCTGGCGGTTCGATGTTACCAGATACGCCAGAAAACCTGATGCAAATTATCGGTATTTATAAAGCTTATGCAGTGCCGATGGATTTTTATTGGCGTGACTTGCTTTATATTGCCGAACGTGTATTTTTAAACCCGTTAGCATTTTTTAAGTACTTCTTGCCCAAAGAGTATTTAGAGCGCCACAATCACTATGCTGGTGATGATGCCGATTTACGAATTTGGCGTGGTGAAGCAACTGCCCATCCCGAACTTTTGGCATTTATGGAAAAAGGTGAAACTTTTAAAATGCCAAAGTTATTGCATCATTTGTTCCACGATCGCATCAATATGGAATTTGCTGAAGCTTGTATGCGGGCTATGCTCTGGCATCGTCATATGTATGCGCCAGTAAACCAGTTTGATGCTTATCTGGATAGCGAAGAGTACAAAGCTAATGCCAATAGGGCAATTAAGGCATACTTTCAAGGCAATCCCGTGATGTTGGGACTTTACAAACTGTTTCCTGATATGTTTTTGGAACAGTGCCGTCAGATGTCTTACTATGCCAATCTCGGCTTATTCTGGGAAGTAATGGCTCCCGTTTTCTTTGAAATGTCAGACATTTACGACGAAGGCGGGTTTAAAGGTGTACCCGATGCCATGAATTTTTTGGTGAATGGAATTTTTGCGATCGCCGGGCGCCCTATTTACCATCATGTTTATATTCGAGGTGAATGCTACGAAATTGTCCCCAAATCTAAAGGCTTCACCTGGCTTTACGAGGCAGCACTACCATATGTAGAAGCTGTGTTTTATCGTACCGCCCCTTTCCGTGGTACAAAATCTTACAATGCTCAAGTCGGGCAAGTTCCTGACAAGCAAGAAGATTTCCACTATGGAATTCTCTATGCCGACGTATTTCCTGTTGGTACAGCAGGTATTCCACCAACATTATTAATGCAAGATATGTTACATTTCTTGCCTGCTTATTTGGTTGAGTATTACAAAAAACATTGCCGGGGTGAAGAAGATATGTTGATTCAGTTGGGAATCAGCTTCCAACGTTCGATGTACAATGTCACTTCTGCGGTAATTCAAGCTTTGCGAACAGCACTTTTATATCCTTTAGATGATCAAAATCCTAAGCATTTACAAGCCAATCGAGAATTCTTTGAAGCGCAATTAAATCGTTTTTGTCGTCCTGAATATGGTATGCGGGATGCGGCTCGTTTGCGTCAAATTCAGCGACAGGATTATCGGTAA
- a CDS encoding HAMP domain-containing sensor histidine kinase — protein sequence MSADPFPQTSSCYLNSVTCWHHSELELSLLSRIDNAIEVSVMPAHLDAEIAPLAMDTIDLQIWIPSIVRLFKERICSQQKQLYIVTSAELPLLTTNISDLERILVELLTNACNYTPIGKAIIVCAYTTANTTQLSVSNSSVERDGTGLGLAIVQKLAQRLGASIFVESANEQITFTLQFPHKLTAKRGTNSRNSDGERIRFLTC from the coding sequence ATGAGCGCCGATCCCTTTCCACAAACTAGTAGTTGTTACCTCAACTCAGTCACCTGTTGGCATCACAGTGAATTGGAATTATCGTTATTAAGCAGAATTGACAATGCAATAGAAGTATCTGTAATGCCAGCCCATCTCGATGCAGAGATTGCGCCTTTGGCAATGGATACAATTGATTTACAAATTTGGATTCCCTCTATCGTCCGGTTGTTTAAAGAACGCATTTGCAGTCAACAAAAACAATTGTATATAGTAACAAGTGCCGAGCTTCCATTATTAACAACCAATATTTCTGACTTGGAGCGGATTTTAGTTGAATTACTAACCAATGCTTGCAATTACACACCTATTGGTAAAGCGATCATTGTCTGTGCATATACCACAGCCAACACTACACAACTGAGTGTTAGTAATTCAAGTGTTGAGAGAGATGGAACTGGATTAGGATTGGCGATTGTGCAAAAATTAGCGCAGCGCTTAGGAGCCTCAATTTTTGTTGAGAGTGCGAATGAGCAAATCACGTTCACCCTACAGTTTCCGCACAAGCTGACGGCAAAAAGAGGTACCAATTCCAGAAATAGCGATGGCGAGCGTATTCGTTTTCTTACGTGTTAA
- a CDS encoding ATP-binding protein, with protein MSHDRKLIYFSRSIQPHGILLVLSHPELKILQVSVNTQAHLGIPHQNLLGQTLDTLLEDSQIQAINKCLSKDFSGINPSKILIRTPKGDRSFNVLLHRTTNVIVLELEPVVPQTQENFFSISALLKGAIAQLQQVSSTSEFLQLVTQEVRNLTGFDRVMVYQFDFQGAGKVIAEAKQDHLPSYLDLHYPATDIPEPVREAYKRGMSRFIPDLSAQAIELVPPKNLVTQQPLDFSLAVLRSVDPCCVEYHQNIGVAAIMVISLVKGQTLWGLISCHHQTPKFVPYEIREACELLAQFVVSELTNKVDREELDYIVKLRSLQSDFIESISQADNLKQALVNPAPRLLDLVNAQGAAVCLEDEITLVGLTPTVEQVRDLIDWADTQVSNPLFHTNLLPKLYPETLAFKDVASGLLLLQISKVRRCYILWFRPEVLQTVNWAGNPNGSTTVKADGTITLSPRKSFEQWQETVQFTSLPWKACELEQALDLRNAIVGIVLNKADELAQINQELERSNQELDSFAYAASHDLKEPLRGIHNFSTLLLRGYESVLDDVGKSRLQTLIRLTRRMESLIDVLLKFSRLGQAELHFVPTDINLIVNRVLEDLRISRQDFQAQIRIPRPLPVVNCDPVLISEVFTNLLSNALKYNNKAEQWIEIGYLGEEGTGDWVLGTGKSQKVNQQSSQFPITFYVKDNGIGIRERHLDIIFRLFKRLHEQHLYGGGTGAGLTITKKIIERHGGRIWVESTVDVGSTFYFSLA; from the coding sequence ATGAGTCACGATCGCAAATTAATTTATTTTTCTCGTTCAATTCAGCCTCATGGAATTCTTTTAGTGTTGTCGCATCCTGAGCTAAAGATTCTGCAAGTAAGTGTTAATACTCAGGCTCATCTAGGAATTCCCCATCAGAATTTGCTTGGACAAACCCTCGATACATTGCTAGAGGATTCACAAATTCAAGCAATTAACAAGTGCTTGTCGAAAGATTTTAGTGGTATTAATCCGAGCAAAATATTAATTCGCACCCCAAAGGGCGATCGCTCCTTTAACGTTCTGCTGCATCGAACAACAAATGTTATTGTTCTAGAACTTGAGCCAGTAGTTCCACAGACACAAGAAAATTTCTTTAGTATTTCTGCGCTCCTCAAAGGAGCGATTGCTCAACTGCAACAAGTATCCAGTACTAGCGAATTTTTACAGTTAGTGACTCAAGAGGTTCGGAATCTAACTGGGTTTGATCGAGTTATGGTGTATCAATTTGACTTCCAAGGAGCAGGGAAAGTAATCGCAGAGGCAAAGCAGGATCATCTACCGTCTTATCTGGATTTGCACTATCCCGCCACAGATATACCAGAGCCAGTCAGAGAAGCTTACAAACGCGGTATGTCGAGATTTATCCCTGATTTGAGTGCGCAAGCAATAGAGTTGGTTCCGCCAAAAAACCTCGTGACTCAACAACCACTAGATTTCAGCTTGGCAGTGCTGCGGAGTGTTGATCCTTGCTGTGTTGAATACCACCAAAATATTGGTGTAGCGGCCATTATGGTCATTTCCCTAGTCAAAGGTCAAACCCTGTGGGGATTAATTTCCTGCCATCATCAGACACCAAAATTTGTCCCTTACGAAATTCGCGAAGCCTGCGAGTTATTAGCGCAGTTCGTAGTTTCGGAACTAACCAATAAAGTTGATCGTGAAGAACTAGACTACATAGTCAAACTTAGATCTTTGCAATCAGATTTTATAGAATCAATATCCCAAGCTGATAACCTCAAACAAGCACTTGTTAATCCTGCGCCTCGCCTGCTGGATTTGGTAAATGCTCAAGGAGCAGCCGTTTGTTTGGAAGATGAAATCACACTGGTGGGGTTGACACCAACAGTTGAGCAGGTTCGCGACTTAATTGATTGGGCTGATACCCAAGTCAGCAATCCCCTATTTCATACTAATTTGCTGCCAAAACTTTACCCAGAAACTCTGGCATTTAAAGATGTCGCTAGTGGCTTGCTGCTGCTGCAAATTTCCAAGGTTCGCCGATGTTATATTCTCTGGTTCCGTCCAGAAGTTTTGCAAACAGTAAACTGGGCAGGTAATCCAAATGGTTCTACCACTGTCAAAGCAGATGGCACTATAACACTATCTCCCCGCAAATCATTTGAACAATGGCAGGAAACAGTTCAATTCACATCACTGCCTTGGAAAGCGTGTGAGTTAGAGCAAGCGTTGGATCTCAGGAATGCGATCGTCGGTATTGTCCTCAATAAAGCAGATGAATTAGCCCAAATCAATCAAGAATTAGAGCGTAGCAACCAGGAGCTAGATTCCTTCGCCTATGCCGCTTCTCACGATCTCAAGGAACCTTTGCGAGGCATTCATAATTTCTCGACGCTGTTGTTAAGAGGTTATGAGTCGGTGTTAGATGACGTAGGTAAATCTCGCTTGCAAACTTTAATTCGTCTTACCCGTCGGATGGAGTCTTTGATTGATGTCTTACTCAAGTTCTCGCGACTGGGGCAAGCAGAGCTACATTTTGTACCTACAGATATCAACCTTATTGTCAATAGGGTACTGGAAGATTTACGCATTAGCCGTCAAGACTTCCAAGCTCAGATTCGCATTCCGCGACCTTTACCTGTAGTTAATTGCGATCCTGTCCTCATTAGTGAAGTTTTCACTAACCTTCTCAGCAATGCTCTCAAGTATAACAATAAGGCAGAGCAATGGATTGAAATTGGCTACTTGGGCGAAGAAGGGACTGGCGATTGGGTGCTGGGTACTGGAAAATCTCAAAAAGTTAACCAACAATCCTCCCAATTCCCAATTACTTTCTACGTCAAAGATAACGGCATCGGCATTCGAGAACGACATCTTGACATTATCTTCCGGTTGTTCAAGCGGTTGCACGAACAACACCTATACGGTGGTGGTACAGGAGCAGGGCTGACAATTACCAAAAAAATTATTGAACGTCATGGCGGACGAATTTGGGTGGAGTCTACCGTAGACGTTGGCTCAACTTTTTACTTTAGTCTCGCATAA
- a CDS encoding response regulator, which yields MATKQCEPLLIAEDSDEDFEVLQLLMQQMEVQNPIYRCTNGDKVLDFLYQEGDYGNQDSLPRPSVILLDLNLPGTDGRDVLEQLKQDRNLREIPIVVFTTSSNPKDIEFCYQKGANGYLIKPVDSNELEKTVQAFVEYWLEVNIPPISNSAQ from the coding sequence ATGGCAACCAAGCAGTGCGAGCCACTATTAATCGCTGAGGATAGTGATGAGGATTTTGAGGTGTTGCAGTTACTAATGCAGCAGATGGAAGTACAAAATCCTATTTATCGCTGTACTAATGGAGATAAAGTTTTAGATTTCCTTTATCAAGAAGGGGATTATGGTAATCAAGATAGTTTGCCACGCCCCTCTGTAATCTTGCTCGACCTAAATTTACCGGGTACTGATGGGCGTGATGTGCTAGAGCAACTTAAGCAAGATCGGAATTTAAGAGAAATTCCAATCGTCGTCTTTACAACTTCCTCAAATCCCAAAGACATTGAATTTTGTTATCAAAAGGGAGCCAATGGCTATCTGATTAAACCAGTAGACTCTAATGAACTAGAGAAAACAGTTCAAGCGTTTGTGGAGTACTGGTTGGAAGTTAATATTCCACCAATCTCTAATTCGGCTCAATGA